Proteins encoded by one window of Streptomyces sp. LX-29:
- a CDS encoding lysylphosphatidylglycerol synthase domain-containing protein, with amino-acid sequence MDRVSGDEPLLPARVHRPSDLLRLLLGILGIAAVLAIAAFAHRTTQGLEQDIGQSTDDAPRLLIDFAGFSASVAVLILPVAFAIERLIKRDGLRIADGVLAAVLAHGVSLATDLWVAEGAPPSIREALTQQSPGGTLSDPVHGYLAPVIAYMTAVGMARRPRWRVAMWCVLLLDAFAVLVGGYTTPFSIIITVLIGWTVAFGTLYAVGSPNVRPTGQHLLAGLRRVGFNPVSAARAEDVQPPAGQADELTGGARAGTGQPAAANQVPPPERGRRYLVTLEDGPPLDVTVVDREQQAKGFFWRVWQRLALRSITQPRGLQSLREALEQEALLAYAAIAAGANAPKLIATSELGPDAVMLVYEHTGGRPLNSLPDEAVTDELLAGAWHQVRALHSRRIAHRRLDGEALMVDRSGTVMLTDLRGGEIAAGDLVLRMDIAQLLTTLGLRVGAERSVAAAVAVLGPDTVADSLPLLQPLALNRSTRATLRQLARERAEREREAVLDASRAAKEAREAEKADRAEKAARAERPEAAEGAGRAERTEKTEKADRKALKAERQAEKAEQQAQKRAIDEALEEAREEDLLSQIRQQVLLIRPQAPIEPVRLERIKPRTLVSFVAGAFAAYFLLSQFTHIQLGTVVGGANYIWVVIALLFSALTYVAAAISLLGFVPEKVPFWRTVQAQVAASFAKLVAPAAVGGVALNARFLQRAGVRPGLAVASVGASQLFGLASHIILLMTFGYITGTERTPALSPSRTVIAGLLTAAVLALVVTAIPALRKFVATRVRSLFAGVVPRMLDVLQRPQKLFAGIGGMLLLTAAFVMCLDASVRAFGGELSYASIAVVFLAGNALGSAAPTPGGVGAVEAALITGLTFAGLPYETATPAVFLFRLMTFWLPVLPGWLSFTHLTRKEAL; translated from the coding sequence GTGGACCGGGTCTCCGGGGACGAGCCGCTGCTGCCCGCGCGGGTGCACCGCCCCTCCGACCTGCTGCGGCTGCTGCTCGGTATCCTCGGCATCGCGGCCGTCCTGGCCATCGCCGCGTTCGCCCACCGCACCACCCAGGGCCTGGAACAGGACATCGGCCAGAGCACCGACGACGCGCCCCGGCTGCTGATCGACTTCGCCGGCTTCTCGGCCAGCGTGGCGGTGCTCATCCTGCCGGTGGCCTTCGCCATCGAGCGGCTGATCAAACGGGACGGGCTACGCATCGCGGACGGGGTGCTGGCCGCCGTGCTCGCGCACGGCGTCTCGCTCGCCACCGACCTGTGGGTGGCCGAGGGCGCCCCGCCGTCGATCCGTGAGGCGCTCACCCAGCAGTCGCCGGGCGGCACCCTCAGCGACCCCGTGCACGGCTATCTGGCGCCGGTCATCGCCTATATGACCGCGGTCGGCATGGCCCGCAGGCCACGCTGGCGCGTCGCCATGTGGTGCGTCCTGCTGCTGGACGCGTTCGCCGTCCTGGTCGGCGGCTACACCACCCCGTTCTCCATCATCATCACCGTCCTCATCGGCTGGACGGTGGCCTTCGGCACGCTCTACGCCGTCGGCTCGCCCAATGTGCGCCCCACCGGCCAGCACCTGCTGGCCGGGCTGCGGCGGGTCGGCTTCAACCCGGTCAGCGCGGCCCGCGCGGAGGACGTCCAGCCCCCGGCCGGCCAGGCCGACGAGCTGACCGGCGGGGCACGGGCGGGCACCGGTCAGCCGGCCGCAGCCAACCAGGTGCCACCCCCCGAGCGCGGCCGCCGCTACCTCGTCACCCTGGAGGACGGCCCGCCGCTCGACGTCACCGTCGTCGACCGCGAACAGCAGGCGAAGGGCTTCTTCTGGCGGGTGTGGCAGCGACTGGCGCTGCGCAGCATCACCCAGCCGCGCGGGCTCCAGTCGCTGCGCGAAGCGCTCGAACAGGAGGCGCTGCTGGCGTACGCGGCCATCGCCGCCGGGGCCAACGCACCCAAGCTGATCGCCACCTCCGAGCTGGGCCCCGACGCCGTCATGCTGGTGTACGAGCACACCGGCGGACGCCCCCTGAACTCGCTGCCCGACGAGGCGGTCACCGACGAGCTGCTGGCCGGCGCCTGGCACCAGGTCAGGGCGCTGCACTCGCGGCGCATCGCGCACCGCAGGCTCGACGGGGAAGCCCTGATGGTGGATCGTTCCGGCACGGTGATGCTCACCGACCTGCGGGGCGGCGAGATCGCGGCGGGCGATCTGGTGCTGCGCATGGACATCGCGCAGCTGCTGACCACGCTCGGGCTGCGGGTCGGCGCGGAGCGCTCGGTGGCCGCCGCGGTCGCCGTGCTCGGCCCGGACACCGTCGCCGACAGCCTGCCCCTTCTCCAGCCGCTGGCGCTCAACCGCTCCACCCGCGCGACGCTGCGGCAGCTCGCGCGGGAGCGCGCCGAGCGGGAGCGCGAGGCGGTGCTGGATGCCTCCCGCGCGGCCAAGGAAGCCAGAGAGGCCGAGAAGGCCGACCGCGCGGAGAAGGCGGCTCGCGCCGAACGGCCCGAGGCGGCCGAGGGCGCCGGGCGAGCCGAGCGGACGGAGAAGACCGAGAAGGCGGACCGCAAGGCGCTCAAGGCGGAGCGGCAGGCCGAGAAGGCCGAGCAGCAGGCCCAGAAGCGGGCCATAGACGAGGCGCTGGAGGAGGCGCGCGAGGAGGACCTGCTCTCCCAGATCCGGCAGCAGGTGCTGCTGATCCGCCCGCAGGCGCCCATAGAGCCGGTACGGCTGGAGCGCATCAAGCCGCGCACCCTGGTCAGCTTCGTGGCCGGCGCCTTCGCCGCGTACTTCCTGCTGTCCCAGTTCACCCACATCCAGCTGGGCACCGTGGTCGGCGGCGCCAACTACATCTGGGTGGTGATCGCGCTGCTCTTCTCCGCGCTCACCTATGTGGCCGCCGCGATCAGCCTGCTCGGCTTCGTCCCGGAGAAGGTGCCCTTCTGGCGCACCGTGCAGGCGCAGGTCGCCGCCTCGTTCGCCAAGCTGGTGGCGCCGGCCGCGGTGGGCGGCGTGGCGCTCAACGCCCGCTTCCTCCAGCGGGCAGGGGTGCGGCCGGGGCTGGCGGTGGCCAGCGTCGGCGCCTCGCAGCTGTTCGGTCTGGCCAGCCACATCATCCTGCTGATGACCTTCGGCTACATCACCGGCACCGAGCGCACCCCGGCGCTCTCCCCGTCCCGCACGGTGATCGCCGGGCTGCTGACGGCGGCGGTGCTGGCGCTGGTGGTGACCGCGATCCCGGCCCTGCGGAAGTTCGTCGCCACCCGGGTGCGGTCGCTGTTCGCCGGCGTCGTGCCGCGCATGCTGGACGTGCTCCAGCGCCCGCAGAAGCTGTTCGCCGGCATCGGCGGGATGCTGCTGCTGACAGCCGCGTTCGTGATGTGCCTGGACGCCTCGGTCCGGGCGTTCGGCGGCGAGCTGAGCTACGCCAGCATCGCGGTCGTCTTCCTCGCGGGCAACGCCCTGGGGTCGGCGGCGCCCACCCCCGGCGGCGTCGGCGCGGTCGAGGCCGCGCTGATCACTGGTCTGACCTTCGCCGGGCTCCCCTACGAGACGGCGACGCCGGCGGTGTTCCTGTTCCGGCTGATGACCTTCTGGCTGCCGGTGCTGCCCGGCTGGCTGTCCTTCACCCACCTCACCCGCAAGGAAGCGTTGTAG
- a CDS encoding alpha/beta hydrolase, whose product MSRSSRTIRTRALVSAGLVIALAALTGCNGDDGDKDKKGAGSGSDTPSSSGLPASLTGQQPAWKKCAAPTAAQGIGEAPGDDWECATLKAPLDYAKPDGETIDLALIRAKATDSKKRIGSLVFNFGGPGGSGVSSLPSFAQDYENLRTRYDLVSFDPRGVGESAGVTCLSDKELDASLQIDGTPDDDAELRTALAERAKYVAGCKEKSGTVLPYVDTVSAARDMDLMRAVLGDKKLHYFGISYGTELGGVYAHLFPKNVGHAVLDAVVDPTEDPVSGALGQVEGFQLALDNYMKDCAKKGKMCPTGKGGAEGNAKIASLLKEIDAKPLPTRSGRELTGDQALNGIAAALYSEEAWEFLSMGLTEASKLHRGDMLQLLSDSMTGRHTSGRYSNIQAANTAINCVDDKQRYTVEDVKAKLPEFRKASPVFGEFLAWGMLGCTDWPVKGTTDGPEVSAKGAAPILVIGNTGDPATPYEGARKMARELGDGVGIELTFKGEGHGAYNSGNECMTKVVDGYLLDGKVPAKGTTCS is encoded by the coding sequence ATGTCACGCTCCTCACGCACCATACGGACCAGGGCGCTGGTCTCCGCGGGCCTCGTGATCGCCCTCGCCGCGCTCACCGGCTGCAACGGCGACGACGGCGACAAGGACAAGAAGGGGGCGGGCTCGGGCTCCGACACCCCGTCGTCCTCGGGTCTCCCGGCCTCGCTCACCGGCCAGCAGCCGGCCTGGAAGAAGTGCGCCGCGCCCACCGCGGCGCAGGGCATCGGCGAGGCGCCGGGCGACGACTGGGAGTGCGCCACGCTCAAGGCCCCGCTGGACTACGCCAAGCCCGACGGCGAGACCATCGACCTGGCGTTGATCCGCGCCAAGGCCACCGACTCGAAGAAGCGCATCGGCTCGCTGGTGTTCAACTTCGGCGGCCCCGGCGGCTCCGGCGTCTCCTCGCTGCCCAGCTTCGCCCAGGACTACGAGAACCTGCGCACCCGCTACGACCTCGTGAGCTTCGACCCGCGCGGTGTGGGCGAGAGCGCCGGAGTGACCTGCCTGAGCGACAAGGAGCTCGACGCCTCCCTCCAGATCGACGGCACCCCCGACGACGACGCCGAGCTCAGGACGGCCCTGGCGGAGCGCGCCAAGTACGTCGCCGGCTGCAAGGAGAAGTCGGGCACGGTCCTGCCGTACGTGGACACCGTCAGCGCGGCCCGCGACATGGACCTGATGCGCGCGGTGCTCGGCGACAAGAAGCTGCACTACTTCGGCATCTCGTACGGCACCGAACTCGGCGGCGTCTACGCGCACCTGTTCCCGAAGAACGTGGGCCACGCCGTGCTGGACGCGGTCGTCGACCCGACCGAGGACCCGGTGTCGGGCGCCCTGGGCCAGGTCGAGGGCTTCCAGCTGGCGCTGGACAACTACATGAAGGACTGCGCCAAGAAGGGCAAGATGTGCCCGACCGGCAAGGGTGGCGCGGAGGGCAACGCGAAGATCGCCTCGCTGCTCAAGGAGATCGACGCCAAGCCGCTGCCCACCCGGAGCGGCCGTGAGCTCACCGGCGACCAGGCACTGAACGGGATCGCCGCCGCGCTCTACTCCGAGGAGGCGTGGGAGTTCCTGTCGATGGGCCTGACCGAGGCGTCGAAGCTGCACCGGGGCGACATGCTCCAGCTGCTGTCCGACTCGATGACGGGCCGCCACACCAGCGGGCGGTACAGCAACATCCAGGCCGCGAACACGGCCATCAACTGCGTGGACGACAAGCAGCGCTACACCGTCGAGGACGTGAAGGCGAAGCTGCCGGAGTTCCGCAAGGCCTCGCCGGTCTTCGGCGAGTTCCTCGCCTGGGGCATGCTGGGCTGCACCGACTGGCCGGTGAAGGGCACGACGGACGGCCCGGAGGTCTCCGCCAAGGGCGCGGCGCCCATCCTGGTCATCGGCAACACCGGCGACCCGGCGACCCCGTACGAGGGCGCGCGCAAGATGGCGCGGGAGCTGGGCGACGGCGTGGGCATCGAGCTCACCTTCAAGGGTGAGGGCCACGGCGCCTACAACAGCGGCAACGAGTGCATGACCAAGGTCGTCGACGGCTACCTGCTGGACGGGAAGGTGCCCGCGAAGGGCACCACCTGCTCCTGA
- the moeZ gene encoding adenylyltransferase/sulfurtransferase MoeZ produces MSLPPLVEPAAELTVDEVRRYSRHLIIPDVGMDGQKRLKNAKVLCVGAGGLGSPALMYLAAAGVGTLGIVEFDEVDESNLQRQIIHSQSDIGRSKAESARDSVLGINPYVNVVLHEQRLEADNVMEIFSQYDLIVDGTDNFATRYLVNDACVLLNKPYVWGSIYRFDGQASVFWSEHGPCYRCLYPEPPPPGMVPSCAEGGVLGVLCASIGSIQVTEAIKVLTGTGEPLVGRLMIYDALEMTYRQVKVRKDPECAVCGPNPTVTELIDYEAFCGVVSEEAQEAAVGSTITPKQLKEWIDDGENIDIIDVREPNEYEIVSIPGARLIPKNEFLMGTALQDLPQDKKIVLHCKTGVRSAEVLAVLKSAGFADAVHVGGGVIGWVHQIEPEKPVY; encoded by the coding sequence GTGTCGCTGCCACCCCTGGTCGAGCCGGCTGCCGAGCTCACCGTCGACGAGGTCCGCAGGTACTCCCGCCACCTGATCATCCCCGATGTGGGGATGGACGGGCAGAAGCGGCTGAAGAACGCCAAGGTGCTGTGTGTGGGCGCGGGCGGCCTCGGCTCGCCCGCGCTGATGTACCTCGCCGCGGCTGGCGTGGGCACCCTGGGCATCGTGGAGTTCGACGAGGTCGACGAGTCGAACCTGCAGCGGCAGATCATCCACAGCCAGTCGGACATCGGCCGATCCAAGGCCGAGTCCGCGCGTGACTCGGTGCTGGGGATCAACCCGTATGTGAACGTCGTGCTGCACGAGCAGCGGCTCGAAGCCGACAACGTCATGGAGATCTTCTCCCAGTACGACCTGATCGTGGACGGCACGGACAACTTCGCCACCCGCTATCTGGTCAACGACGCCTGCGTGCTGCTGAACAAGCCGTACGTGTGGGGTTCGATCTACCGCTTCGACGGCCAGGCGTCGGTCTTCTGGAGCGAGCACGGCCCCTGCTACCGCTGCCTGTACCCGGAGCCCCCGCCGCCGGGCATGGTGCCCTCCTGCGCCGAGGGCGGCGTGCTGGGCGTGCTGTGCGCCTCCATCGGGTCGATCCAGGTCACCGAGGCCATCAAGGTGCTCACCGGCACCGGTGAGCCGCTGGTCGGCCGACTGATGATCTACGACGCCCTGGAGATGACCTACCGCCAGGTCAAGGTCCGCAAGGACCCGGAGTGCGCGGTCTGCGGTCCGAACCCCACCGTCACCGAGCTGATCGACTACGAGGCGTTCTGCGGTGTCGTCTCCGAGGAGGCCCAGGAGGCCGCCGTCGGCTCGACCATCACTCCCAAGCAGCTCAAGGAGTGGATCGACGACGGCGAGAACATCGACATCATCGATGTCCGCGAGCCGAACGAGTACGAGATCGTCTCGATTCCGGGCGCCCGGCTGATCCCGAAGAACGAGTTCCTGATGGGCACCGCCCTCCAGGACCTGCCGCAGGACAAGAAGATCGTTCTGCACTGCAAGACCGGCGTGCGCTCGGCCGAGGTGCTGGCCGTGCTGAAGTCCGCGGGCTTCGCGGACGCCGTCCACGTCGGCGGCGGCGTGATCGGCTGGGTCCACCAGATCGAGCCCGAGAAGCCGGTCTACTAG
- a CDS encoding spherulation-specific family 4 protein, translating to MPAADRLRFGVPGCAHPLVAPGEWAELARAGTPLHWAVLNVARGPGARRDPHCLSAASRLRGAGVRLLGHLDLRFGARPFGELVAEAHRFLDWYRVDGFYLDRSPVERSGLSGVRRMTTTLRALRSGAHLVLGHGVHPHPGYADLAEQLVTFRGRWAEYRWSQAAEWTARHAPERFCHLVHGVPRAHLEEALRIARWQGAGTIYFTDHTTRPGEDTGAADPWEALPGYWDEIVSRVGPGVSE from the coding sequence ATGCCCGCCGCGGACCGCCTGCGATTCGGAGTGCCCGGCTGCGCCCACCCCCTCGTCGCCCCCGGCGAGTGGGCCGAACTCGCCCGCGCGGGCACCCCGCTGCACTGGGCCGTGCTCAACGTCGCGCGGGGGCCCGGGGCGCGCCGCGACCCGCACTGCCTCAGCGCCGCGAGCCGGCTGCGGGGCGCAGGCGTGCGTCTCCTCGGCCACCTGGACCTACGGTTCGGCGCCCGCCCGTTCGGCGAACTGGTCGCGGAGGCGCACCGCTTCCTCGACTGGTACCGGGTCGACGGCTTCTATCTGGACCGCAGTCCGGTGGAGCGCTCGGGCCTGTCCGGGGTGCGCCGGATGACGACGACGCTGCGTGCCCTGCGGTCCGGCGCCCACCTCGTGCTGGGCCACGGCGTGCATCCGCACCCCGGGTACGCGGACCTCGCCGAGCAGCTCGTGACCTTCCGCGGTCGCTGGGCCGAGTACCGCTGGTCCCAGGCCGCGGAGTGGACCGCGCGGCACGCTCCCGAGCGCTTCTGCCACCTGGTGCACGGCGTTCCGCGGGCGCACCTGGAGGAGGCGCTGCGCATCGCCCGCTGGCAGGGCGCCGGCACGATCTACTTCACGGATCACACCACCCGGCCGGGCGAGGACACCGGGGCCGCCGACCCCTGGGAGGCGCTGCCCGGCTACTGGGACGAGATCGTCTCGCGAGTCGGACCGGGTGTCTCGGAATGA
- a CDS encoding NAD-dependent epimerase/dehydratase family protein, protein MRVLLLGANGYLGRYVADHLLADPSVQLTALGRGDDADVRFDLSTGSPGALTRFLDAVHPGVVINCAGATRGGARELTRHNTVAVATVCEALRRSGCAARLVQIGCASEYGPSQPGSSTAEDAVPRPGGPYGVSKLAGTELVLGSGLDAIVLRVFSPVGPGTPAGSPLGRLAEAMRRAIQGGDSELKLSGLGVQRDFVDVRDVARAVHAASLSAAQGVVNIGTGRAVRLREAAAVLARVAGFGGALHEVDAPPQSRNPLHQPTAQQLAAAGHGPAHGHLHGHGHPHGHGHGHSHGHGPAAVGLGAAAEGGSATPPSTTAFPYPDGCGVWQQADVRTARDRLGWRPRINLEESLADIWMEAACRI, encoded by the coding sequence ATGAGAGTCCTGCTGCTCGGCGCCAACGGCTACCTGGGCCGCTATGTCGCCGACCACCTGCTCGCCGACCCGTCCGTCCAGCTCACCGCGCTCGGCCGAGGCGACGACGCCGACGTCCGCTTCGACCTGTCCACCGGCAGCCCCGGGGCGCTGACCCGGTTCCTGGACGCCGTCCACCCCGGAGTCGTCATCAACTGCGCCGGGGCGACCCGCGGCGGCGCCCGCGAGCTGACCCGGCACAACACCGTGGCCGTGGCGACCGTCTGCGAGGCGCTGCGCCGCAGCGGCTGCGCCGCGCGGCTCGTCCAGATCGGCTGCGCCTCCGAGTACGGACCCTCACAGCCCGGCTCCTCGACGGCGGAGGACGCCGTGCCGCGCCCCGGGGGGCCGTACGGGGTGAGCAAGCTGGCGGGGACCGAGCTGGTGCTGGGCTCCGGCCTGGACGCCATCGTGCTGCGGGTCTTCTCACCGGTCGGGCCGGGCACCCCCGCCGGCTCGCCGCTGGGCCGGTTGGCGGAGGCGATGCGCCGGGCGATCCAGGGCGGAGACAGCGAGTTGAAGCTGAGCGGCCTCGGGGTGCAGCGGGACTTCGTGGACGTGCGGGACGTGGCCCGCGCGGTGCACGCCGCCTCGCTGTCGGCCGCCCAGGGCGTGGTCAACATCGGTACCGGGCGCGCGGTGCGGCTGCGCGAGGCGGCCGCCGTGCTCGCGCGGGTGGCCGGCTTCGGCGGCGCGCTGCACGAGGTCGACGCCCCGCCCCAGTCCCGGAACCCGCTGCACCAGCCGACCGCGCAGCAGCTCGCGGCCGCGGGCCACGGACCGGCCCACGGCCACCTCCATGGGCATGGCCACCCTCACGGCCACGGCCACGGCCACTCCCATGGACACGGCCCGGCCGCCGTCGGCCTCGGCGCGGCGGCCGAGGGGGGCTCCGCGACGCCTCCGTCCACGACGGCGTTCCCCTATCCGGACGGCTGCGGCGTCTGGCAGCAGGCGGATGTGCGCACCGCGCGGGACCGGCTCGGCTGGCGGCCGCGGATCAACCTGGAGGAGTCGCTCGCCGACATCTGGATGGAGGCGGCGTGTCGCATCTGA
- a CDS encoding ABC transporter ATP-binding protein encodes MTDPLVQVRDLTVAFPVAEGADVRAVDGLSFELGAGQALGIVGESGSGKSTVAYALLDLHRGTGARVGGAVRVAGHDVLAADDAALRRVRGGVGAMVFQDPLSSLDPYLAIGDQIAEVYRVHHRDASRRAARARAVEVLDRVGIPDAARRARSRPHEFSGGMRQRALIAMALALRPRLLIADEPTTALDVTVQAQVLDLLRELRAETGMGLILVTHDLAVASGNVDELLVMRGGRAVEHGPVGAVLAEPAEPYTRALLNAIPRVDAARKDGSGVDAAREPGSGDAARAVGSGGDTARKDGSGVDAARAVDGLGETARATASKPTVSTPAVSTATAAPATTRPAEGAAVADEDVLVEAVDLRRVFGRRKAEFAAVDGVSLTVRRGETLGIVGESGSGKTTLGRMLVRLLEPSAGTLRYRGKDIGTLPERALRPFRGELQMVFQDPVSSLNPRRSIGESIADPLRAAGGLDDAAVVARVRELLERVGLDPAWYHRYPHEFSGGQRQRVGIARALAPEPRLIVCDEPVSALDVTTQAQVVRLLGELQRDLGLSLVFIAHDLAVVRQVSDRVAVMRSGRIVEEGTADAVYDDPQHPYTQGLLAAVPLLERTPVAA; translated from the coding sequence ATGACCGATCCGCTGGTGCAGGTGCGGGACCTCACGGTGGCCTTCCCGGTCGCCGAGGGCGCGGACGTACGGGCCGTGGACGGGCTCTCGTTCGAGCTGGGCGCCGGGCAGGCGCTGGGCATCGTCGGCGAGTCCGGCTCCGGCAAGAGCACGGTCGCCTACGCGCTGCTCGACCTGCACCGGGGGACCGGGGCGCGGGTCGGCGGCGCGGTGCGGGTGGCCGGGCACGACGTGCTCGCAGCCGACGACGCCGCGCTGCGCCGGGTGCGCGGCGGGGTGGGGGCCATGGTCTTCCAGGACCCGCTCTCCTCGCTCGACCCGTACCTGGCCATCGGCGACCAGATCGCCGAGGTCTACCGGGTGCACCACCGTGACGCCTCACGGCGCGCCGCGCGGGCGCGGGCGGTGGAGGTCCTGGACCGCGTCGGCATCCCGGACGCGGCGCGCCGCGCGCGGTCCCGCCCGCACGAGTTCAGCGGCGGCATGCGACAGCGCGCCCTGATCGCCATGGCGCTGGCGCTGCGGCCCCGGCTGCTGATCGCCGACGAGCCGACCACCGCGCTGGACGTCACCGTGCAGGCGCAGGTCCTCGACCTGCTGCGCGAGCTGCGGGCGGAGACCGGCATGGGGCTGATCCTGGTCACCCACGACCTGGCGGTCGCCTCCGGCAACGTCGACGAGCTGCTGGTCATGCGGGGCGGCCGGGCGGTCGAACACGGCCCGGTGGGTGCGGTGCTCGCCGAGCCCGCCGAGCCCTACACGCGCGCGCTGCTGAACGCGATCCCGCGCGTAGACGCCGCGCGGAAGGACGGTTCGGGTGTGGACGCCGCGCGGGAGCCCGGTTCGGGCGACGCCGCGCGGGCGGTCGGTTCAGGCGGGGACACCGCGCGGAAGGACGGTTCGGGTGTGGATGCCGCGCGGGCGGTCGATGGGCTGGGGGAGACCGCGCGGGCGACGGCCTCCAAGCCGACGGTCTCCACGCCGGCGGTGTCCACCGCGACGGCCGCCCCGGCGACGACCCGGCCGGCGGAGGGTGCCGCCGTCGCCGACGAGGACGTGCTGGTGGAGGCGGTCGACCTGCGACGCGTCTTCGGCAGGAGGAAGGCCGAGTTCGCCGCCGTGGACGGGGTCTCCCTGACGGTGCGGCGCGGCGAGACGCTCGGCATCGTCGGCGAGTCCGGCTCCGGCAAGACCACGCTGGGGCGGATGCTGGTACGGCTCCTGGAGCCCAGCGCCGGCACGCTGCGCTACCGGGGGAAGGACATCGGGACGCTGCCCGAGCGCGCGCTGCGCCCCTTCCGCGGCGAGCTCCAGATGGTCTTCCAGGACCCCGTCTCCTCGCTCAACCCGCGCCGCAGCATCGGCGAGTCCATCGCCGACCCGCTGCGCGCGGCCGGCGGGCTGGACGACGCCGCGGTGGTCGCACGCGTGCGGGAGCTGCTGGAGCGGGTCGGCCTCGACCCCGCCTGGTACCACCGCTATCCGCACGAGTTCAGCGGCGGGCAGCGGCAGCGGGTGGGCATCGCGCGGGCGCTGGCGCCCGAGCCGAGGCTCATCGTCTGCGACGAGCCGGTGTCCGCGCTGGACGTCACCACCCAGGCGCAGGTGGTCCGGCTCCTGGGCGAGCTCCAGCGTGACCTGGGCCTGTCCCTGGTGTTCATCGCGCACGACCTCGCCGTGGTCCGCCAGGTGAGTGACCGGGTGGCCGTGATGCGGTCCGGACGGATCGTCGAGGAGGGAACCGCCGACGCGGTCTACGACGATCCCCAACACCCGTACACCCAAGGGCTGCTGGCCGCTGTGCCGCTGCTCGAGCGGACCCCGGTGGCGGCGTAA
- a CDS encoding ABC transporter permease → MTGYVLRRIGGALFVLLALSVLVYAFFYLAPGDPAKLACGPRCDPRQIAQVREQLGVDEPVYVQYWHFLQGLFVGHDYSTGTAVLHCDAPCFGLSYQNDQQVTELITQRLPVTASLAFGAMVLWLLLGVGSGLISALRRGGITDRVLTSLTLAGTATPVFVIGLLLLMLFCAYLQWLPFPSYVPLTEDPEQWAWNLLLPWTALALIESAKYARLTRSAVLETLAEDHIRTFRAYGVRERSLVGRHALRGALPPVIALSALDLGTIFGNAVLTETLFGLPGLGQLLVHSVRVIDLPVIVGVVLVTGAAVALANIVADILYAVTDRRVALT, encoded by the coding sequence GTGACCGGCTATGTGCTGCGACGGATCGGCGGGGCGCTGTTCGTGCTCCTCGCGCTGTCCGTCCTCGTCTACGCGTTCTTCTACCTCGCCCCCGGCGACCCGGCGAAGCTCGCCTGTGGCCCGCGCTGCGACCCGCGGCAGATCGCCCAGGTGCGCGAGCAGCTCGGCGTCGACGAGCCGGTGTACGTGCAGTACTGGCACTTCCTGCAGGGCCTGTTCGTCGGCCACGACTACTCCACCGGCACCGCGGTGCTGCACTGCGACGCGCCCTGCTTCGGCCTCTCGTACCAGAACGACCAGCAGGTCACCGAGCTGATCACGCAGCGACTGCCGGTCACCGCCTCGCTCGCCTTCGGAGCGATGGTGCTGTGGCTGCTGCTGGGCGTCGGCTCCGGGCTGATCTCGGCGCTGCGCCGGGGCGGGATCACCGACCGGGTGCTGACCTCGTTGACGCTGGCCGGGACCGCGACGCCGGTCTTCGTCATCGGGCTGCTGCTGCTCATGCTCTTCTGCGCCTATCTGCAGTGGCTGCCGTTCCCGTCCTATGTGCCGCTGACCGAGGACCCCGAGCAGTGGGCGTGGAACCTGCTGCTGCCGTGGACCGCGCTGGCGCTCATCGAGTCGGCCAAGTACGCCCGGCTGACCCGCAGCGCGGTGCTGGAGACGCTGGCCGAGGACCACATCCGCACGTTCCGCGCGTACGGGGTGCGTGAGCGCTCCCTGGTCGGCCGGCACGCGCTGCGCGGCGCGCTGCCCCCGGTCATCGCGCTCAGCGCGCTCGACCTGGGAACGATCTTCGGCAACGCGGTGCTGACGGAGACGCTGTTCGGCCTGCCGGGCCTGGGGCAGCTGCTGGTCCACTCGGTCCGGGTGATCGACCTACCGGTGATCGTCGGCGTGGTGCTGGTGACCGGAGCCGCCGTGGCGCTCGCCAACATCGTCGCGGACATCCTCTACGCCGTCACCGACCGAAGGGTGGCCCTGACATGA